The Nitriliruptor alkaliphilus DSM 45188 genome includes a region encoding these proteins:
- a CDS encoding glycosyltransferase family A protein: protein MLIFHDDEHFLPEAIESVFAQTYTDWELILADDGSRDGSTAIARRWAEQEPTRITYVEHASHANRGPPATRNLGFRSARGRYIAVLDSDDVWEPDKLEEQVAILETHPDVGMLFGTSLYWWSWPGEASPVADRFMPIGAPKDRVHQPPDLAWLLYPLGKGVAPCPSSWLIRRELIERIGGWEEHIRPVFEDQGFLAKAYLETPIWVSSKCWDRYRRHAGQIVTTTSTQGLDDARREFLSWYEGYLRARDVRDRRIWAAVQRAWWPLHHPRLAAARRGAGRVRARVRRRLTSRGSG from the coding sequence GTGCTCATCTTCCACGACGACGAACACTTCCTGCCCGAGGCGATCGAGAGCGTGTTCGCCCAGACGTACACGGACTGGGAGCTGATCCTGGCAGACGACGGTTCGCGCGATGGCAGCACGGCCATCGCTCGACGGTGGGCCGAGCAGGAACCGACCCGGATCACGTACGTCGAGCACGCCAGCCACGCCAACCGGGGGCCTCCGGCAACACGGAACCTCGGGTTCCGATCCGCACGAGGGCGGTACATCGCGGTCCTGGACTCCGATGACGTCTGGGAACCGGACAAGCTCGAAGAGCAGGTCGCCATCCTGGAGACTCACCCCGATGTCGGGATGCTCTTCGGGACGTCGCTGTACTGGTGGAGCTGGCCGGGCGAGGCGTCGCCGGTGGCGGACCGGTTCATGCCGATCGGGGCGCCGAAGGACCGCGTCCATCAGCCGCCGGATCTCGCCTGGTTGCTGTACCCGCTCGGCAAGGGGGTGGCCCCGTGCCCCTCATCGTGGCTGATCCGGCGTGAGCTAATCGAGCGGATCGGTGGCTGGGAGGAACACATCCGCCCGGTCTTCGAGGACCAGGGGTTCCTCGCGAAGGCCTACCTCGAGACCCCGATCTGGGTGTCGAGCAAGTGCTGGGACCGCTACCGGCGGCACGCCGGCCAGATCGTGACGACGACGAGCACGCAGGGTCTCGACGACGCACGCCGCGAGTTCCTGAGCTGGTACGAGGGGTACCTGCGCGCTCGCGACGTTCGAGATCGACGGATCTGGGCCGCCGTGCAGCGTGCGTGGTGGCCGTTGCACCATCCACGGCTCGCCGCGGCCCGCCGCGGCGCAGGTCGGGTCCGCGCCCGGGTGCGTCGACGGCTGACCTCGAGAGGGAGCGGATGA